One Callospermophilus lateralis isolate mCalLat2 chromosome 6, mCalLat2.hap1, whole genome shotgun sequence genomic region harbors:
- the LOC143401626 gene encoding histone H3.1, producing MARTKQTARKSTGGKAPRKQLATKAARKSAPATGGVKKPHRYRPGTVALREIRRYQKSTELLIRKLPFQRLVREIAQDFKTDLRFQSSAVMALQEACEAYLVGLFEDTNLCAIHAKRVTIMPKDIQLARRIRGERA from the coding sequence ATGGCCCGCACTAAGCAGACGGCGCGCAAGTCCACCGGCGGCAAGGCCCCGCGCAAGCAGCTGGCCACCAAGGCCGCCCGCAAGAGCGCCCCGGCCACCGGCGGCGTCAAGAAACCTCACCGCTACCGGCCCGGCACCGTGGCGCTGCGCGAGATCCGCCGCTACCAGAAGTCCACCGAGCTGCTGATCCGCAAGCTGCCGTTCCAGCGCCTGGTGCGCGAGATCGCGCAGGACTTCAAGACCGACCTGCGCTTCCAGAGCTCGGCCGTCATGGCGCTGCAGGAGGCCTGCGAGGCCTACCTGGTGGGGCTGTTCGAGGACACCAACCTGTGCGCCATCCACGCCAAGCGCGTCACCATCATGCCCAAGGACATCCAGCTGGCGCGCCGCATCCGCGGAGAAAGGGCGTAA
- the LOC143400983 gene encoding histone H4, producing MSGRGKGGKGLGKGGAKRHRKVLRDNIQGITKPAIRRLARRGGVKRISGLIYEETRGVLKVFLENVIRDAVTYTEHAKRKTVTAMDVVYALKRQGRTLYGFGG from the coding sequence ATGTCTGGTCGTGGCAAAGGAGGCAAAGGCCTGGGCAAAGGCGGCGCCAAGCGCCACCGCAAAGTCCTGCGCGACAACATCCAGGGCATCACCAAGCCCGCCATCCGCCGCCTGGCCCGCCGTGGCGGCGTCAAGCGCATCTCCGGGCTCATCTACGAGGAGACCCGCGGCGTGCTCAAGGTGTTCCTGGAGAACGTGATCCGCGACGCCGTCACCTACACGGAGCACGCCAAGCGCAAGACGGTCACGGCCATGGACGTGGTCTACGCGCTCAAGCGCCAGGGCCGCACCCTCTACGGCTTCGGCGGCTGA
- the LOC143400979 gene encoding histone H4, giving the protein MSGRGKGGKGLGKGGAKRHRKVLRDNIQGITKPAIRRLARRGGVKRISGLIYEETRGVLKVFLENVIRDAVTYTEHAKRKTVTAMDVVYALKRQGRTLYGFGG; this is encoded by the coding sequence ATGTCTGGTCGTGGGAAGGGTGGCAAAGGCCTGGGCAAAGGCGGCGCCAAGCGCCACCGTAAAGTCCTGCGCGACAACATCCAGGGCATCACCAAGCCCGCCATCCGCCGCCTGGCCCGCCGTGGCGGCGTCAAGCGCATCTCCGGGCTCATCTACGAGGAGACCCGCGGCGTGCTCAAGGTGTTCCTGGAGAACGTGATCCGCGACGCCGTCACCTACACGGAGCACGCCAAGCGCAAGACGGTCACGGCCATGGACGTGGTCTACGCGCTCAAGCGCCAGGGCCGCACCCTCTACGGCTTCGGCGGCTGA
- the LOC143401624 gene encoding histone H3 yields the protein MARTKQTARKSTGGKAPRKQLATKAARKSAPATGGVKKPHRYRPGTVALREIRRYQKSTELLIRKLPFQRLVREIAQDFKTDLRFQSSAVMALQEASEAYLVGLFEDTNLCAIHAKRVTIMPKDIQLARRIRGERA from the coding sequence ATGGCCCGTACAAAGCAGACGGCCCGTAAGTCCACCGGCGGCAAGGCCCCACGGAAGCAGCTGGCCACCAAGGCCGCCCGCAAGAGCGCCCCGGCCACCGGCGGCGTCAAGAAGCCTCACCGCTACCGGCCGGGCACCGTGGCGCTGCGCGAGATCCGCCGCTACCAGAAGTCCACCGAGCTGCTGATCCGCAAGCTGCCGTTCCAGCGCCTGGTGCGCGAGATCGCGCAGGACTTCAAGACCGACCTGCGCTTCCAGAGCTCGGCCGTCATGGCGCTGCAGGAGGCCAGCGAGGCCTACCTGGTGGGTCTGTTCGAGGACACCAACCTGTGCGCCATCCACGCCAAGCGCGTCACCATCATGCCCAAGGACATCCAGCTGGCGCGTCGCATCCGGGGAGAGAGGGCGTAA
- the LOC143400980 gene encoding histone H2B type 1-C/E/F/G/I gives MPEPAKSAPAPKKGSKKAVTKAQKKDGKKRKRSRKESYSVYVYKVLKQVHPDTGISSKAMGIMNSFVNDIFERIAGEASRLAHYNKRSTITSREIQTAVRLLLPGELAKHAVSEGTKAVTKYTSSK, from the coding sequence ATGCCTGAGCCTGCGAAGTCCGCTCCTGCCCCGAAGAAGGGCTCCAAGAAGGCCGTGACCAAGGCGCAGAAGAAGGACGGCAAGAAGCGCAAGCGCAGCCGCAAGGAGAGCTACTCGGTCTACGTGTACAAGGTGCTCAAGCAGGTGCACCCCGACACCGGCATCTCGTCCAAGGCCATGGGCATCATGAACTCGTTCGTGAACGACATCTTCGAGCGTATCGCGGGCGAGGCCTCGCGCCTGGCGCACTACAACAAGCGCTCGACCATCACGTCCCGGGAGATCCAGACGGCCGTGCGCCTGCTGCTGCCCGGGGAGCTGGCCAAGCACGCGGTGTCGGAGGGCACCAAAGCAGTCACTAAGTACACCAGCTCCAAGTGA
- the LOC143401625 gene encoding histone H2A type 1-B, translating into MSGRGKQGGKARAKAKTRSSRAGLQFPVGRVHRLLRKGNYSERVGAGAPVYLAAVLEYLTAEILELAGNAARDNKKTRIIPRHLQLAIRNDEELNKLLGRVTIAQGGVLPNIQAVLLPKKTESHHKAKGK; encoded by the coding sequence ATGTCCGGACGCGGCAAACAGGGCGGCAAGGCGCGGGCCAAGGCCAAGACTCGCTCTTCCCGAGCCGGTcttcagttcccagtgggtcgtgTGCATCGGCTTCTACGCAAAGGCAACTACTCCGAGCGAGTTGGGGCCGGCGCTCCTGTCTACCTGGCCGCTGTGCTGGAGTATCTGACCGCCGAGATCCTGGAGCTGGCTGGCAACGCGGCCCGTGACAACAAGAAGACGCGTATCATCCCCCGCCACCTGCAGCTGGCCATCCGCAACGACGAGGAGCTCAACAAGCTGCTGGGCCGTGTGACCATCGCTCAGGGCGGCGTCCTGCCCAACATCCAGGCGGTGCTGCTGCCCAAGAAGACCGAGAGCCACCATAAGGCTAAGGGCAAGTAA
- the LOC143400982 gene encoding histone H2A type 1-B, producing MSGRGKQGGKARAKAKTRSSRAGLQFPVGRVHRLLRKGNYSERVGAGAPVYLAAVLEYLTAEILELAGNAARDNKKTRIIPRHLQLAIRNDEELNKLLGRVTIAQGGVLPNIQAVLLPKKTESHHKAKGK from the coding sequence ATGTCTGGACGCGGCAAACAGGGCGGCAAGGCGCGAGCCAAGGCCAAGACTCGCTCTTCCCGAGCCGGTcttcagttcccagtgggtcgtgTGCATCGGCTGCTACGCAAAGGTAACTACTCCGAGCGGGTCGGGGCCGGCGCGCCCGTCTACCTGGCGGCGGTGCTGGAGTACCTGACGGCGGAGATCCTGGAGCTGGCTGGCAACGCCGCCCGCGACAACAAGAAGACGCGCATCATCCCGCGCCACTTGCAGCTGGCCATCCGCAACGACGAGGAGCTCAACAAGCTGCTGGGCCGTGTGACCATCGCTCAAGGCGGCGTCCTGCCCAACATCCAGGCGGTGCTGCTGCCCAAGAAGACTGAGAGCCACCATAAGGCGAAGGGAAAGTGA
- the LOC143400978 gene encoding histone H2B type 1-C/E/F/G/I, whose product MPEPAKSAPAPKKGSKKAVTKAQKKDGKKRKRSRKESYSVYVYKVLKQVHPDTGISSKAMGIMNSFVNDIFERIAGEASRLAHYNKRSTITSREIQTAVRLLLPGELAKHAVSEGTKAVTKYTSSK is encoded by the coding sequence ATGCCTGAGCCAGCGAAATCCGCTCCTGCCCCAAAAAAGGGTTCTAAAAAGGCGGTGACCAAGGCGCAGAAGAAGGATGGCAAGAAGCGCAAGCGCAGCCGCAAGGAGAGCTACTCGGTCTACGTGTACAAGGTGCTCAAGCAGGTGCACCCCGACACCGGCATCTCGTCCAAGGCCATGGGCATCATGAACTCGTTCGTGAACGACATCTTCGAGCGTATCGCGGGCGAGGCCTCGCGCCTGGCGCACTACAACAAGCGCTCGACCATCACGTCCCGGGAGATCCAGACGGCCGTGCGCCTGCTGCTGCCCGGGGAGCTGGCCAAGCACGCCGTGTCTGAGGGCACCAAGGCGGTCACCAAGTACACCAGCTCCAAGTAA